DNA from Synergistes jonesii:
GAAAGTGCTCGGCTTCGGCTGCTGGGACATATTCTTCATCGTCCTGGCGGCATATTTTATCGTGCGCGGCGTCTTCCGCGGCTTCGTAGGAGAGGTTATAACGCTCGCCGGCTTCATCGCGTCATTTTACCTCTCATTTCACTACTCCGGAGAGCTCGGGCACATCGTGGCCTCCTCCGCCGGGCTGAACGTACACATCGCGCAGGCCGTCGCCGCGGCGTTCATCTGGATTGCAGTGACCATAGCCGCCGCTACGCTGCGCATGCTCGCGAAAAGCCTGATCGGAGCGGCGCGCCTAGGCGCGGCGGATAAACTTCTCGGCCTCCTCTCCGGCGCGATAAAGAGCGTCGTCGCCGTCTACGTAGTGATAACGGCCGGCATCCTTCTTGCGCCCGTAATTTCTCCGACCTGGATGTCGGAGAGCGACATACTGCGCTACGCCGGCAGATGCTGGCCGGAGTTCCGCGCGATGTTCATCGATCTGAACATACTGCCCGAAGGCACGACGCTGCCCTACGGCACACTTGAAGAGATACTCCGCCCCTACAGAACGGGGGGCGACGGGCCGGAGGGCTATAGCCCGGAGTCTGGAAGAACTTAGGGATGTACATAGAACAAGCCGCCCTCGGCAGCCTTGAAATAGAGAAAATAAAAAACATCATAGCGAAGCGCTGCCGCAGCGAAATAGGCGCGCTCGTAACGGAAAACATAGCGCCCGCCGCGGACATGGCCGAATTGAAGCGCCGCCAGGCGCTTTTTGCCGACGTAGAAGAGTACCGCGGACGGAAGGGCGAACTGCCGTGGGTTAAAGACATCGTCCCAGTCGCGCCGATGCTCGACGCCGCGGAGGAAAACGGCCTGCTATCCGGCGAGGAACTCGTCAAGATTCGCCTTCTTCTGACCCTCGAGGGCAGGATGAAGGACGCGCTTTCCGCGGCGGTCGGCGAATACGGCAGCTTTTCGATACCGCTGCGCGAGATGCGCGACTTTTCCGACGAATGCGAAATGCTATCCGTCATCGACGACGACGGGCGCCTCTACGACTACGCCTCCGAGAAGCTCGGCAAGCTGCGCCAGCGCATGCGCGAGCTGAAGGAGACGATACGCCGCCGCGCCCACGCGATACTTGGCGACCCGCAGATAGCGCCGATGCTGCAAGAGCGCGTACTGACGCTGCGCAACGGCCGCCACGCCTTCCTCGTTAGACAGGACGCGATGCCGCAGTTTCCCGGCGCGGTCGTCGACCGCTCCGGCTCGGGGAACAGCGTCTATATGGAGCCGCGCTCGCTGATGAGCCTCAACAACGAATACGGCAGGCTCCACGGCGAGGAAATGCTCGAAGAAACTCGCCTCTTCCGCGAATTCACGTCGCGTCTCATGTCGCGCAAGAAGGGGATATTCGACGCGGAAAACGTCCTCGGGACGATAGACCTCTTCTACGCTCTCTCGGAAATGATGCGCACCGACAAGTGGCGCCTGCCGGAGCTTGACGAGCGCACGCTCTTCTCCTTCGTCCGCGCGCGGCATCCTCTTCTGGGGGCAAGATCCGTCCCCATCGAAATAAAGTGCGGGCTCGACTTCCGCATACTCGTGATAACCGGGCCGAACACCGGCGGTAAAACAGTTGCGCTCAAGACTGCAGGCGTATGCATATACCTCGGCTGGCTCGGCTTTCCTATCCCGGCCGGCGAGGGCTCGCTGCTCGGCGACATAGGAGAGCTCTTCACGGACATCGGCGACGAGCAGAGCATCGAGCAGAGCCTTTCGACCTTCAGCGCCCACATAACGCACGTGACCCAGATACTGAACAAAGTCACGCCGCGCTCCGTCGTGATGCTCGACGAGCTCGGCGCCGGCACCGACCCGGAGGAGGGCGCGGCGCTCGGCATAGCTCTGCTTGACTGGCTCAGGGAGGAGCGCGCCCTCGTCCTGGCGACGACGCACCACAATCCGATAAAGCGCTACGCCCTCGCGGCGGATAAAATAGAGACCGCGAGCGTCGAATTCGACGGCAAGACCCTTTCGCCGACGTATAAGATACTGATCGGCATCCCGGGGCGCAGCAACGCGCTGCTGATAGCTGAAAAGCTCGGCATGCGCCGTTCCGTCATCAACAGGGCGCAGCAGGCGATGAACGGGCGCGAAGTCTCGATGGAGGATCTTATCGGCGAGCTCCAGGAGAAGCGCTCGGCGCTCGAACGGGAGACCGTGGCAGTCGAAGCGTCGCGCAAAAAGTTGGCAAAGCTCGAAAAGGATTACGAAGAGAGGATGAAGGCGATAGAAGAAAAAAAAGACGCGCTGATAGCGAGCGCCGACAAAAAAGCTCTTTCCATCGTACGCAACGCCGAAGACTCCGCCCGCGCGCTGATCAAAAACATGTCCGACGCGAAGGCCGAAGCCGAAGCGCGACGCGAACTCGAAAAAAAGCGTGGACACTTCCACAAGATCGAAGACTCCGCCGCAAAGCGCGAAGAGAAAAAAGAAAGCGCGCAGTCCGTCGTCGCGGCGAAGCACGAGCTGTCGGCCGGCGACTGCGTCCAGATAATCGGCACGAACAAAAGCGCGTCCGTCGTCGAACTGAGGGGCAAAAAAGCTCTGATACAGGCCGGAGCCGCGCAGATAGAAATCCCCCTCACCAAGCTGAAGCTCTCGCAGCAGGCCGTACAGAGAGCCGCGCCGCAGGTGCGCATAAAGGTCTCGCGACCGGTCGGCGTGCCCTCGTCGATAATGGTGCGCGGAATGACGATAGACGAGGCGATGCCGATCGTCGAACAGTACCTCGACCGCGCGTACTGCGCCGGCTACGACAGCGTAACGGTGATACACGGACGCGGCGAAGGCATCCTGCGCCGCGAGGTGCAGGAGCTCTGCAAGCGCCTGCCCTACATCGCCGAACACAACCTCGGCGGACCCCACGAAGGCGGCTATGGCGTGACCGTAGTAAGATTCAAAAGATAAGATAGAACAGTCCGGATATATTTGTTTTTTGCTTGCTTATTGCGTAAAAGTTCGGGATACAATGAGAAATTT
Protein-coding regions in this window:
- a CDS encoding CvpA family protein, translated to MKVLGFGCWDIFFIVLAAYFIVRGVFRGFVGEVITLAGFIASFYLSFHYSGELGHIVASSAGLNVHIAQAVAAAFIWIAVTIAAATLRMLAKSLIGAARLGAADKLLGLLSGAIKSVVAVYVVITAGILLAPVISPTWMSESDILRYAGRCWPEFRAMFIDLNILPEGTTLPYGTLEEILRPYRTGGDGPEGYSPESGRT
- a CDS encoding endonuclease MutS2, giving the protein MYIEQAALGSLEIEKIKNIIAKRCRSEIGALVTENIAPAADMAELKRRQALFADVEEYRGRKGELPWVKDIVPVAPMLDAAEENGLLSGEELVKIRLLLTLEGRMKDALSAAVGEYGSFSIPLREMRDFSDECEMLSVIDDDGRLYDYASEKLGKLRQRMRELKETIRRRAHAILGDPQIAPMLQERVLTLRNGRHAFLVRQDAMPQFPGAVVDRSGSGNSVYMEPRSLMSLNNEYGRLHGEEMLEETRLFREFTSRLMSRKKGIFDAENVLGTIDLFYALSEMMRTDKWRLPELDERTLFSFVRARHPLLGARSVPIEIKCGLDFRILVITGPNTGGKTVALKTAGVCIYLGWLGFPIPAGEGSLLGDIGELFTDIGDEQSIEQSLSTFSAHITHVTQILNKVTPRSVVMLDELGAGTDPEEGAALGIALLDWLREERALVLATTHHNPIKRYALAADKIETASVEFDGKTLSPTYKILIGIPGRSNALLIAEKLGMRRSVINRAQQAMNGREVSMEDLIGELQEKRSALERETVAVEASRKKLAKLEKDYEERMKAIEEKKDALIASADKKALSIVRNAEDSARALIKNMSDAKAEAEARRELEKKRGHFHKIEDSAAKREEKKESAQSVVAAKHELSAGDCVQIIGTNKSASVVELRGKKALIQAGAAQIEIPLTKLKLSQQAVQRAAPQVRIKVSRPVGVPSSIMVRGMTIDEAMPIVEQYLDRAYCAGYDSVTVIHGRGEGILRREVQELCKRLPYIAEHNLGGPHEGGYGVTVVRFKR